gCTCTCACATGATCGTACACTCTGACATAATCCACGGGACAATCTTTACCTGTAGACAAAATGTGTATTATCTTGTttacacaaaatatacaataatgttTACATACCCTCCATGTACGTAGGATCCAATCCATCTCCGCCATATGGAACCTGTTCGATCGTGCATCGAATTACGCACCGTCATGTCGTAATGGATACACAAATCTTCTAAGCTCTTAATCAATCGTCTTTGCATATATCCGGTCTCTGCAGTTTTTACAGCGGTATCTGTGAGACCCTCTCGACCACCCATTGCatgaaagtaaaattatttagacacTAAtccagaataaaattaattttctacaaaaccTTTAGCATCCGGTGTTTTTAATTGTGCCAAAACGTGAGGTAATGCACGATTTTTGAATCCGTCAGGCACTCTACGTCCGTTGATAGCTTGTTGACCTACACAAgctaaaaagataaattatgttaaatagcaccaaaacaattaaaaacagTAATCAGGTTTaagtaagttaattttttaaactaatgtgttaaatatgttaaaactaaaaattaatacggTTACGTTATAAAAggtgtattaaaattaaataaaaattaatttttaaaaacattaaattagacttaaattattattgtagtttttaaaataagtttattttaaataataaaacaacccagatagcacacggacgtcctcaggacgtccaggacggacttcgtggatatcctgaggacgtcctgattttatcccgggacgtcctcaggacatcctgaggaatagcaaacgagcgccactttttaatcctcaggacatcctgaagACAGTCCATCGGACATTCTGAGGACAGTCCATCGGACGTTTTGAGGATACCATAGgatttcctcaggacatcctcaggaatagcaaacaatgacaccactttttgtcagattttttagatttttttttaggatttttgataaattatcgatttttcatacgaattgaaacgtttctcagaaaaatttaaaaaataaaaattccaattaatttagacaattttttaaatatttctaagtatttttaacagtttttgaaaattgaaaaaaaattttaacaaaaaattaaaagttcaaattatctctacgataattttgtaagaggaagaagagactatacatgtttcagtgatagttgtacctgttaaagcatgtttaatctctgtacccgagaatacggtcacccatccaagtatcaaccatcgccaacgatgcttgacttcgaagaccgtacgcttcctaacgcttcgtgatgatccatgagtatttcttgtttatacatacatatttgttatagatcatttcaatagatgttgtcagaaagatgaaacatatatagttaacttatatttttataaataaatataaagttttacagttttttaaaatcatctttacatatgcgcgcgaaatagcatgtggaataactgattaaaaaaactgtttttgcgccgtttgtataaaataaaataaaaaaattatttaatgttatcttttataattttttagtattgctaatatgccatattgtttcaataaatgtagacattcaatctgactttgaagtcaacatttttacacatttgattttgcaatacattctagaaatacgtacgatattcaaagatttctcacttgctatattaatttacccgtctttcaaaaattactatacgtcCAGTATGTCCCTGAATACTATTTTAGGATGTTCTGAGGACTTTCGTAGAATGTCCTGAGAATTctcttaggacgtcctaaggactgttttgggatgtcctgaggactgtcTTAGAATGTCCTGAGAACTTTCAGAATATcatattcttagaacattctgtgctatctaaaatgtctggtatttatacagtcattatatttagtttattttcagacattttgtagctaatgaaactctttatacaatattttaagaataacgtttttagctagaatacatatatcctcaggacatcccaaggatgtcctcaagacgtgagtaaaatttcaatttatattaatactattacagaatttaacattctaaacttactttaaaagtcaaatttatacataaaatatttacaataatacaactattatatcctgacaagatcccaggacatcccgggacatattcaggatgatcctgaggacgtcctgtgctatctgggaatcataatagattaaaattgaatattttatttgtaaatttataaaaagtaataaagaaattatttttgtttttattttttataagattgtttttatatttatatatatatttttcttatataagtaaaatttttattcttaaaaaagttaatatagtGGAatcccgcgttagcggactcAGGGTAtcaatcatgtaatttttctcctagggtggaaacgtgaaaagtaaaaattaagtttcaagttactgtctctttctattcaacacaataaaaagagatagttacgtgaaactttttacttttcacgTTTTCGCCTTagaggaaaaattacatgatcgataccCAGGGCAGCAATCGCGTAACTTTTTCCTTAgagcggaaacgtgaaaagtttcatgtaactatctctttctattactgttaaatagaaagagatagtaacttttgaaacttttcacttttcacgtttccgccctaagggaaaaattacatcccatgtagcaaggtgacgtctaattgacggcattttttggtcattttatgacaaaccagacgtcataatgacgagataaaatgacgtctaaatgtcgtaaaactgacgtacatttgtctcatcttaacgacgtcatatacccagacagcacatgtagattatgagaacgataataggatattgcgaaagtatattgcaatattcgtataatattagagatacgtctgtgatatggcgagtatatactcataacgtactatgtccgcgttgccttatcccatagaatttcgctggcagtttatgagaatataccgaatatatcttaagaatgttatacgtatatctaaagtatatcttcagtatattcacaattttatGTCTACActatgttcacattatatgggctcatgcataatgagaggaataaggaacaaggaattaaacatacagaattagcaagaagaaataagaagaggaattaatcatttcgcacatcaggaagctatcgcgagaaatgaagcgtaatatctgttgaatacgctggggtgctttgggaaattatgctcagataattgtaggttataacctaaataatatatgtatatatacaatatatatatattattatagtttacgttactatattatatcttatgtacataccagagttatctgggcgtaattcctgagaaaaccacgttgtccgtgagttcgtattcgcacgttcacaccctacacttcaccacgtgtctgcatcacacggcagacgaaaatgcgtaacgttacagatcatagatagcgttgacatgattcactttcgatattacgcggatattttggaaatatgtgatagatatacatgagatatatcataggatattttacggatgttttgagtatattagatataatctcagtatattcagtaggagttgcgaagttcagtcgctatattctaagtttatcttgaggatatatcaaaatgacattctactgagacgttatatgaatgttttacgtatattcggtatgatcacagtacattacgtatgagagtataatattcgtacgatatctggtgctgtctgggatgttctatatatgcagtacttgcattatgaaaatatcaaaataacataattataatgtaaaaaaaatctacgttgtttctcaacaaccCAAGGAACACACTAAAGTCAacaaaaagtcaaaatgacttTATTTTGATTCGAAATAGTCACGCATTTTTTGTATGACCAAAAATTGACTTCAGTATCTGCTACTTTGAGTGACAGTAGcgttacttaattattattagtattatctATAATTTCAATCTTCTTCTTGAAGGCGGTACAGTGATTTTGAGTCAGTAGGCATCAGTCTGTcagttatttgtaaaaattacaatgtacgcgtttgacgcatgcgcagagaaagcgagtatcatgatatacctttctctctcgcacagatcttaggccggaattcatagtcgaatcttattcaagttccagcttaagcacgatcttgagacgtcaatgctgttatttcattggttaagtaagtctcaagcattgtcttaagtctagcttcgagccgatttgagacttacttaaccaatgaaaaataaaataaaaattgaaggattaatttttattcgtaatATCTACTTGATTTTAAacactgcaaaatatttcaaattattcaagggggaaaataaaaatatatatttttttacttacctTGACAACTTGAAATgcctacaaaaattaaatttaaaaaagaacaaaatgaaacatataaaaaggattttaaagaaataatttattttaatttttaatttcaatttttaatttttaatttcaatttttaatttttaattttaatttttaattttaattttttattttttattttaatttttaatttttaattttaatttttaattttttaaagaaataattacttattaagtaatacgataataataatacgatacttaataattacttattaagtaatacgatttttttcaatacgcattacttttgaaataagtaatacgatttttttcaatacgcattacttttgaaataagtaatgcggtttttttcaatacgcattacttttgaaataagtaatgcgagtTTTTTACGAGTTTTTTTTACGAGACCTGTATACAAGACCgtggtttttattatatactatagattagtaataaacaaaaattaatttacttctcTTGTTTCTTACTTTACTTCTAGTACGGCTACGTAACGATTCCTCAGATTTCTTCAATTCGTCCATCACATATTTGGTGTCCTCGGCTTCCATTCACGAATCTCGACTATCGCCGTAAATGCTCACGCAAATCGTTTTTATACGTTCGCTCCTGTCGCTCGTCAAACTAATCTAAACGAAAAGACGCGATACATGCCGCAAGGAACGGTATAAAGATCATTACGTCATGAAATTCCCTTCCAATTTAACGTACGACGTAAAGGCGGAAAGGCAGAGCTCTTACTTTAGATTCATCCGAGCAACAACGTCTTCGGGCGGGTCGACGAAACGACTTCTTAAGACGGAGGCAGCAAATTGCGAACGGAAAAATCAAAAAGAACATCGTGTTCAAGAAGAATTCCGCCTTCTTGCAGAACACACACTCGTCGAAAGTCGTATCACGTTTCACGCACTTATCTACAATATTTATCGTACTGTATTATAACTATAGTTATCTCCCTGTACCTGCTACATATTCTGACGGTTTTCTTGCGCGTATCCGGATGCACCGGTGTACCGTGCTCATCCGTCACcacgtatttatattttaattctcgtTCGAAGTACTCCGACATTCCGCCAGTTTCCAATAGAGAATCTAAGCCCCAACGACCTACCATCGGTATGTACAAGCCGATCAACCATTTCAGGAAACCTGAGAGAAACGcatatttcaacatttttatttgtatatttacaaccattgttaaaaatgttaaaaatagattaggCCATACAATGCTTCGGTAAAATCATTAACGTCAATTTATAAAGATGTACACATCGTGCATTAAATATGAACTAGGAAAATgaggaattttttttgaaaaaatataaaaaaaatgcaatacgTTGAAAATAACTTGTTATTAGTTACACACATTAgttgtacattaaaaaaatgtaaatacaaaatcGTAAATGGAAATATGTCTTCGAAGATCATTAGATAGATTTGAAAGCTGTTAAGTGAAACACAGCTATATAATTGCTGACCTATGAAAAGCAAGAGTAGTATCGATGAAACGATGAAGCATAGAATGTTCAtggtttttgtgaaaatttcaCGGGTGGCTGCAGGAACAGGACCGCGAAATCCAGCGGCGCGATAAAGCTCCGGTGACATCGGTCTGCAGTCGGTGACACGCGCCTCACTCTCACACACGCACAGGCAGTGCAACATGCAAGTGCAACGATCCATTTTCCGTATCTTTATCCTCCTAGTGGCCCACTAGTCCTCCCAGACGATTCAGTAATTGCACTGAAAAACGCAAGCGTCCAGCGCGTTACTCGAATTATACGTACGATTTCGCGCATTGTGGCAGTGAAAGTCGCCTGCAGTATTTTAGAGTCCGATAACTCTACGGGAAACTAAATCAGTTCCCCCTCTTTTTTGGTCACattcatgaaaaaaatcactttagattaaaaaaaaaacgtatagaattaaatgtaaatttgagCATTTTAATCTTTACATTTCTCAAGTATCGTttcaaaatgcaatttttagatgcgattatagtttatttattctctCTGGGTCGTTAAAGTCACCGGAACAATGAAATTCGTTTATGGGCAGCTCGCCGTAGAGATCCAAGCTCGCTGTTTGATCTCGTCGAGGtggaattatttttctagGAAACGTAGCGTTCATCCAGGATTCTGGGAGATTGTCGGGACATTTCGCGAGCCTTGGTCGATACGACATCGAAGTCAGTCCCATATTGGTCATGACGACTGTCACTACAGTGCGATCGAGTGCCCTGCCGTTCACGTGCACTTCGCTGATGCGACCTAGGGATCTAAGATTAGGCAATTTTCAACTATTTCATAatgtaatcaaaaatatttacaatatacataaaaaaaacttggaaaattacattaaaattacatttccagattttattattaagaaacttctatcaataaaatatcatttaaaataatttactttataaaatattattatacgatATCAAAAAGCTCtgaagttttaaattaacatttacataacatAAAGATTATCTATATCGACATTAGTGGCATTTATAATAGTGGTGCTTCTCTATTCGTTACTCTCGAAGATATCTCTCGCTAGATATATAAACTTCTTTCACAAAGAGGAGCCACGCAGCAGCCAACTCATGGCCATTCGGAGAGTAATCACAAAATCGGATTACGAGGGAATTAGCGCACGAAGTGTAAGCGAACTGGTTAGTTGGTAATCTCTGGTTAGTCGTCTAGCTATATAGAGATAGATAGAGGTAGATATCGTTCCTCTCGAGAGACTCACCCTCCCGCGGGCGCGGCATTGTAATCCGCCTCGACTTCGATATCGATCGCAGACACGTGCGGCGAATGGTACTCCAGAGCGAGAAACTCGTGACTTCCGCTCCCGTTCGCGCTGTACTTGATGGGCACGCTCGGCACGGATGCGAAATTGCTCAAGAAGTAGCAACCAGGTCGCCCGGCCGCGCGAGCTTCCTGTCGACATGTGACACTAGATCGAACGGCGGCCCGACCTTCGGCAGCCGGCTGGCGGAAATGTTCGCGGGTTGCACGAGGTGGTTTCCGGCACATGTTCATGACGCGCCGACCGTCGTCTGCCTTCGCCGCCGATAAACCTCACAATAACGTATCACAGTTCGCGCGATTCTCAAGTTCGACAAGCGAAACCTAATCAATATAGCGATCTTCGCTCTCTTTCCCGATAATATCTCCTTTCATTtacaaactttaatatttcaatacgatctctctctctctctctctctctctctctctctctctctctctctctctctctcttgctgctaaaattacaatttttgcaTTTGTGAAAGTCCCGGTGTTCAGTACCGTCAAAATTAGAGGCTCATTGAAACGACACCTGcttgaaattgattaaaacgcaaatctgtaaaaaaaatccttgGTGATGAATTCCAAATTTTCACGTTGAAGGGAAGTCTTACAAATCGTTTCGCATAATAGAAAAGCAGGAGAGAAACGCCGCGAATCCGGGATACAACGATCCCGGATCTGTCGACTGTCGAATTGAAatcttgtaataaattatgcacattaattataatttgtaattaatgcaataaattataataatatgatatgttataatgtatatataattatcattataacttaaattttagaaaataatatcacagatgaaaattaaaagaagaatattaaaaaagtgcCAATTTGTGCCTCAGAGtgcaaataaaagtaatttacttattgcaaattttacaatttactaatataaagtatttattataaatttgcttaTATAGATGTACTTAcgttatatacaattttagagaacattattgattaaaaattgaaatataaaagttacatattatttaaaaatttttacaataaatcatttaagaataaagaaatatttttaaagcatttgGCGTGAAACTGTTtccaaaaatatgttaaaatccTCTTTCGGTTCCAAATCCAAAAGACGACAAGATACATCCCACAATTTTTCAGCATACTGATGATCATTTGCCTTTCGATATGTAGTAGCAACACTGCAGTTTCtatatacaaaagaaaaatttaaaaagataatattattattatactccgcgtacaataataatttcgtatagtatacatataatgtgtACTTACGAATAATAAAGTCCAGTTTCATTAGCTATCTCTTCAGCCACTGAACAATATATTAACGTTTGCGCTCCCTgtacaacatttttacaaaataatcgcGCATACAAACCATGAAGAAAAGTTGCACCTGGAAATACTGTATTATCGCCATGACGGTTTATTTCGGTATCTATAATTCCAGGATTTAAAACGTACACATTTATCCCATGAATATTTGCTTCTGAAAATCGAAATTATTGTGTGAGAGTAtatcttcctttttcttcattatgcaacaaattattaaagatcgattaaagattattaaatattaataagcatatattaaaattaaataattataatttattttaaatctgtaacAATAAGTTTTCTTTTTGGCGTACCTTTTAATCGTTGAGCGAGTGCCTTGGTGAATAAAATGTTCGCCAATTTGCTTTGTGCGTAACTTTTAACTGGTGAATAAGATTTCTccatattaatatcatcaaAATCTAAATCAACGcctataataaaatgtttttgttacagtttcgttattgtaaataagaatcctggacataaaaaaataataaaaacattttgtctTTAAAGTCATcacaatatcattttttacatacaaatatatacaagtGACGCGACATTGATTATTCTGCAATTAGGACCAGACAATTGCATTTTTGGCAAAAGCAAAAGTGTCAAAAGAAAATGGCCAAGATGATTAACTTGTAGTGTCATTTGATTTCCATCTTCTGTTTTTTCATACGGATACGCAGCCACACCGGCATTATTTATAAGCATATGTATAGCCGGTTCGTTAGTTAGCAAATTTTTAGCGCACTCTCTTACGCTCTTCAAACTACGTAGATCCAGAAAATAAATCACAAGTTCacctacattatttttatattcatcctTTTTGaccctaaaaataaaattagatctatatatttataccaCATTGCTATTGTCCCTtcaaatgataaattaaattaaaataaatataagttttacagagaaaagaaaaattaaagcaaataataatttatttaattcttattatacaagtttatcttgaaaataaacttACCATGAGGGTGgattattctttatatcttcAATtgctttatttgttttttccaTATTTCTACAAGCTAAAATTATTCTAGCCCCTAAAtacaaacattatttatatgaatatgtTTAAGTATAtactctttgttttttttacagttgtagaaaattttttgaaattttaaatcaagaataaataaaaaataaataattgaaccAAGACATTCCAAACGTCTAGCTTTTTATTTCTacgacatattttataagaacgCTTCTGCATCACAGAGACACATATGTAATCAGCTAAGGAACTTCAAGCGATAATGAAGAGATAATAAATACGTGAGTCACATCTCAAATATTAACCTAGGGTGTACTTCCGAAAAGCCCATacctttgatttttttaatactctggattcttacgtatttcgacgtgctgattacgaatataatagtgaaaattggcgcaaatttgattttcatggcgaaaaccttaaaaaaaccataaaaattatggttttttccatttatctccgtaaataatgaaaattttgaaaaatacttcagataaaagttatagatctcatcgaaatacacattttatattctattgaTTTTCGCTGtaaaaacaatagtttttgagaaaaacgacgttaaatgttcaaaactttatataactcATGTAACACAattcgagttttattagttaattttattagttaatactGGAAGAAAGTGAGCTTTGCTCATGTGTTTTCTGTACCATTGGAATTTTCCATGCGAAGCATGATCCACCCATTTTTAGGTGTGGTATAAGTTTTTGACCATCACTAGCACCAAAATGGTCTTGATAGTGAGGAGGGGACGGGGTCCGCATACAGTAATGGTTTGTGACCACGAAGTAAGACTAAGGAGACTTATCTTCTATAGTGCAGAGCGAAAAAGTTGGTCACAAAAAATGTTCCGTATGTGGCCAAGGTTTGCCAAATGGAAAAACCTGGACCATTTCGTCGCCATCTTGAaatttgtatatgtacatagtaTTACGTTTAGTTGAGTTAGTAATGAGTAAGTGTGTGTATGTAGTGTTTCATACACACACTTACTCATTACTAACTCAACTAAACGTAAtactatgtacatatacaaattTCAAGATGGCGATGAAATGGTCCAAGTCATTCCATTCGGCAAACCTGGCCACATACGGAACATTTTTCGTGACCACTTTCAATCTACATAGATAAGTCTCCTTATTCTTACTTCGTGTTTGTGACTTTCCACGCGGAGCTCCCTACTCCGGCTAACCCCCAGCCATCTGAGGCCCCTACCCGGAGCGGGGGCGTAGCCCCCGCGGAGGGGGAGGCCGACTACTTCCACCTAGTAAATTCTGCCACCTGCGAGTgagagtataaaaataaactgggAGTGTTTTAAAGGTCACTCAGGAGGGTAACCTTGACAACATTTGTCAAGGTCAAGGGGCTGGGTCCCGTAAAGTGAATAATTAccataaaattaactaataaaacttgaattgTGTTAGATGAGTTATAtgaagttttgaacatttaacgtcgtttttctcaaaaactattgtttttacggcaaaaatcaatacaacataaaatgtgtatttcgatgagatctataacttttatctaaagtattttttaaaattctcattatttagggaaataaatagaaaaaaccatgatttttatggttttttcaaggttttcgccatgaaaatcaaatttgcgccaattttcactatcaTATGTTAATACTAAGCCGCTTCTAACTAGGGAGCTCCGAGGGGGGTGCGGGTGTGCGGAGGGGTACCCGTAGAcgcgggggtatgacgtcacgcggggaggGGGATCTCGCGGTCcggaaattgctgacgcggtattttcgggtccgcgacccgGAGCGGGAGAGGGGTGTGCGGGGGGTACCCGTAGAcgcgggggtatgacgtcacgcggggaggGGGATCTCGCGTTgcggaaattgctgacgcggtattttcgggtccgcggtCGCGGTGCGGAAATTACTGACGCGGTATTTTTGGGTCCGCGACCCGGGAGCGGGAGAGGGGGAATTGGGGTCCGCgactgccgccgccgccgccgccgacgccgccgccgccgccgccggccgccgcccgccgcccgccgcccgccgcccgccgcccgccgctGTTGTAGCAGCCATCGCTTTGGTGctcgctctctccctctattCCGAATCtgtctctatctctctcatCCGTACGCGATATTTCCAGCCATACAGTTTTATcattctctcgctctttctctttcattcatTGCGTTCTTTCATATGCGGTTACATACATGCGTTCCCACCCATCTTATCTATGTACCTCCTACTCGGTTCTGCGCACGCCATTATACCGCAAAGGAatagggaagagagaaaataagttagaataattatttataattttttttatttattcctttTGTAACGCGTCgtatacaatattgtctgaTGCATAAACCATCAGTTTGCAATCTACGAGCgaagtttttacacatatttcatttaacaatTTGACTGCATTGCACttgttatgaatattatttcgcCGCAAACAGTttacaaattgattatatcGTTCTTTTACTATATGCATATCATCctataacttaaaatatgcattattgataacatcttcaagatttagtaaaaattgtacagtCGATGGTttcatgtacataattttgttatttaaagtgAATTTTATGATACTCTCGTTACGTATTTTAACGACTTTGATGAAAAGATCATTAATCCACAACGATGTAGCGGTTGCCGACTACAGGAGTTGCTCGATATCTGTCTGTTTCTCAATCATTATTACCCAGGTATCACATGACAGCGGTATCTCATTGCCCTTGTTGTCACCAAGAATCATCTCTACAAAAGGCTCAAGTCCCACACTGATTCctatatccaaatatttgtagaatgtAGCCGTCAAAGCAAATCTCCTCCCCAGAATGCGCAGAGTATGACGCGGCTGCGACATTGttctgtaaagaaaaaaatgttgcaagatataaaaaataaaatccaactaaatatgtaataaaatttgatttaattaatttaaaaaatacttacggtttatcacacgtttcattttgctgaatcggaacgtaatagttcattTTCAGGGGAAACTCCGATTTTTTTTGATTAACTAATGCAAGATTGGAACTTTACCATCCGTATTCCGCTGATTAACTGATGTGATACCGTTGTCAGAACTCTTCTTATATTGCACGCCCTTTACACATCTCAGTAGAGGGGACAATCATATATTTCTTCACACATCTCAGTAGAGGGGACAAtcacatattttacacattCAAGGATGACCAACGTTTCAGAGGTCAAGCGCCGATGTACGGCTGCTGcggcaaaatatgttttaggcacATACATTTGATACTTACTGATGAGATCATACAAAAATCAcacattcaaataatgtgAATCTTTGAGAGGTCAAGCGCCGATATACAGCTGCTGtgacaaaatatgttttaggcatgtacatttgatacttactgatgagatcatacgcattcaaataatgtgaatctttgagaggtcaagcgccgatgtacggctgctataataaaatatgttttaggcatGTACATTTGATATTTACTGATGAGATCATACGAAAATCAcacattcaaataatgcaaatctggcagaggtcaagcgccgatgtacggctgctgtaacaaaatatgttttaggcacG
This DNA window, taken from Monomorium pharaonis isolate MP-MQ-018 chromosome 6, ASM1337386v2, whole genome shotgun sequence, encodes the following:
- the LOC118645932 gene encoding uncharacterized protein LOC118645932 isoform X1, whose amino-acid sequence is MNMCRKPPRATREHFRQPAAEGRAAVRSSVTCRQEARAAGRPGCYFLSNFASVPSVPIKYSANGSGSHEFLALEYHSPHVSAIDIEVEADYNAAPAGGSLGRISEVHVNGRALDRTVVTVVMTNMGLTSMSYRPRLAKCPDNLPESWMNATFPRKIIPPRRDQTASLDLYGELPINEFHCSGDFNDPERINKL
- the LOC118645930 gene encoding retinol dehydrogenase 12-like → MWSLKSWFFNEMCTSKARLDGKTVVITGASSGLGMETARDLYARGARIILACRNMEKTNKAIEDIKNNPPSWVKKDEYKNNVGELVIYFLDLRSLKSVRECAKNLLTNEPAIHMLINNAGVAAYPYEKTEDGNQMTLQVNHLGHFLLTLLLLPKMQLSGPNCRIINVASLVYICVDLDFDDINMEKSYSPVKSYAQSKLANILFTKALAQRLKEANIHGINVYVLNPGIIDTEINRHGDNTVFPGATFLHGLYARLFCKNVVQGAQTLIYCSVAEEIANETGLYYSNCSVATTYRKANDHQYAEKLWDVSCRLLDLEPKEDFNIFLETVSRQML
- the LOC118645932 gene encoding uncharacterized protein LOC118645932 isoform X2, which codes for MDRCTCMLHCLCVCESEARVTDCRPMSPELYRAAGFRGPVPAATREIFTKTMNILCFIVSSILLLLFIGFLKWLIGLYIPMVGRWGLDSLLETGGMSEYFERELKYKYVVTDEHGTPVHPDTRKKTVRICSRYREITIVIIQYDKYCR